A region of Verrucomicrobiia bacterium DNA encodes the following proteins:
- a CDS encoding protease modulator HflK: MAASPQTPGPSRTPGLPVRGVEDASSQALNEALGSSFLLVRIFGVLLLAAFVFSCVFTVSPNEVAIVLRFGKPVGTGPDQILGQGLHMAFPYPVDEIVRIRSGEAKTVSASNAWYATSAEMEAMRQGPEAYPSLNPGVDGYVLTSDGNILHVRATMTYRVTDPVAYAFAFANVEGVLANALNNAICRTGARFQADAAVYRDVEAFRSAVRGQMAALIEQGRFGVTLESLTVEVAPPGYVKEAFDAVLNAAQAQSKTISDARGYFDERVRKAEGEAAAMRSAALTVSNRLVLAMAAEAQYFRDQLPAYGRDPGLLRTRLRLEALGHILTNAPDKFFIPDTAGGQPRELRLQLNREPLAPVRRDPYAMPPAQ; this comes from the coding sequence ATGGCCGCCTCTCCCCAGACACCCGGGCCGTCCCGGACGCCCGGCCTGCCGGTCCGCGGCGTGGAGGATGCCTCCAGTCAGGCCCTCAACGAGGCACTGGGCAGCAGTTTCCTGCTGGTCCGGATCTTCGGAGTGCTGCTCCTCGCCGCCTTCGTTTTTTCCTGCGTCTTCACGGTCAGCCCCAACGAGGTGGCCATCGTGCTGCGCTTCGGGAAGCCGGTGGGGACCGGTCCCGACCAGATCCTGGGCCAGGGATTGCACATGGCATTTCCCTATCCGGTGGACGAGATCGTCCGGATCCGCAGCGGTGAGGCCAAGACGGTGTCCGCCTCCAACGCGTGGTACGCCACCAGCGCGGAGATGGAGGCCATGCGGCAGGGTCCGGAGGCGTATCCCAGCCTGAACCCGGGCGTGGACGGCTACGTGCTGACCAGCGACGGGAACATCCTGCATGTGCGCGCGACCATGACCTACCGGGTGACCGACCCGGTGGCGTATGCGTTTGCGTTCGCCAATGTGGAGGGGGTGCTGGCCAACGCGCTGAACAATGCGATCTGCCGGACCGGCGCGCGCTTCCAGGCGGACGCCGCGGTGTACCGGGACGTCGAGGCGTTCCGCAGCGCGGTCCGCGGACAGATGGCCGCCCTGATCGAGCAGGGCCGGTTTGGCGTGACGCTCGAATCCCTCACGGTCGAGGTGGCCCCGCCGGGCTATGTGAAGGAGGCCTTTGACGCGGTGCTGAACGCGGCGCAGGCGCAGTCCAAGACCATCAGCGACGCCCGGGGCTACTTTGACGAACGGGTGCGGAAGGCCGAGGGCGAGGCCGCCGCGATGCGCTCCGCGGCGCTGACGGTGAGCAACCGGCTGGTCCTGGCGATGGCGGCCGAGGCGCAGTATTTCCGGGATCAATTGCCGGCCTATGGACGCGATCCCGGCCTGTTGCGCACGCGCCTGCGCCTGGAGGCCCTCGGGCACATCCTGACGAATGCCCCGGACAAGTTTTTCATTCCGGACACCGCCGGCGGTCAACCCCGCGAGCTCCGGCTGCAGCTCAACCGGGAGCCGCTGGCGCCGGTGCGCCGGGATCCCTACGCAATGCCGCCGGCGCAGTAA
- a CDS encoding ATP-binding cassette domain-containing protein, producing MATVPTPQAPGAAPANPREVIIRATGLTKVFKDFWGRPKARAVDAVDFEVRQGEVFGLLGPNGSGKSTTIKMILGLLYPSRGALTVFGESPRHVRTKARIGYLPEESYLYRFLNPGETLDFFGNLFHLDAAERRNRAEQLIEMVGLNQARARTVGEFSKGMQRRIGLAQALINDPDLVILDEPTAGLDPIGCHEIKQLILALARRGKTVILSSHLLADVQDVCDRVVIYYGGRIQAQGTLQELLAEPDEVQITAPVVSRDTLQQALELLRREAGDRVRVDTPTQNLESYFLGVVERARAKADATSGATSGNQVAQFIVGGQAEAPSQSGRVLDRLTRPTAPAAAPVEATASAAPVDESRLAQLTRGGMPAAGDADSKAPPPETAPEAAPADLSKANEKLSGLLGGPKP from the coding sequence ATGGCCACGGTTCCCACCCCCCAAGCCCCCGGCGCCGCCCCCGCAAACCCCCGCGAGGTGATCATCCGCGCCACGGGGTTGACCAAGGTGTTCAAGGACTTCTGGGGCCGCCCGAAGGCCCGTGCCGTGGACGCCGTGGACTTCGAAGTCCGCCAGGGCGAGGTGTTCGGCCTGCTCGGCCCCAACGGTTCGGGCAAGAGCACGACGATCAAGATGATCCTGGGGCTGCTGTACCCCAGCCGGGGGGCGCTCACCGTGTTTGGCGAGTCGCCGCGGCATGTCCGGACCAAGGCGCGCATCGGCTACCTGCCGGAGGAAAGCTACCTCTACCGCTTCCTGAATCCCGGGGAGACCCTCGACTTCTTCGGCAATTTGTTCCACCTCGACGCCGCCGAGCGCCGGAATCGCGCGGAGCAGTTGATCGAGATGGTCGGGCTCAACCAGGCCCGCGCCCGCACGGTGGGCGAGTTCTCCAAGGGCATGCAGCGGCGCATCGGGCTCGCCCAGGCCCTGATCAATGATCCCGACCTGGTGATCCTCGACGAGCCCACCGCCGGGCTCGATCCCATCGGCTGCCACGAGATCAAGCAGCTCATCCTCGCGCTCGCCCGGCGGGGCAAAACGGTGATCCTCAGCAGCCACCTGCTCGCCGACGTGCAGGATGTGTGCGACCGCGTCGTGATCTACTATGGCGGCCGGATCCAGGCCCAGGGAACGCTCCAGGAACTGCTGGCGGAGCCCGACGAGGTGCAGATCACCGCACCGGTGGTCTCTCGGGACACGCTCCAGCAGGCCCTCGAACTGCTCCGGCGCGAGGCCGGCGACCGGGTCCGCGTGGACACACCAACCCAGAACCTTGAGAGTTATTTCCTCGGCGTCGTGGAGCGGGCCCGGGCCAAGGCCGATGCCACCAGCGGGGCGACCAGCGGCAACCAGGTCGCCCAGTTCATCGTCGGCGGTCAGGCCGAGGCGCCCTCGCAGTCCGGGCGCGTGCTGGACCGCCTGACCCGCCCCACCGCACCGGCGGCCGCTCCCGTCGAAGCGACGGCGTCCGCAGCGCCCGTGGATGAATCGCGGCTGGCGCAGCTCACCCGCGGCGGCATGCCGGCGGCAGGGGACGCCGACTCGAAGGCGCCGCCACCGGAGACCGCACCTGAGGCGGCACCTGCGGACCTCTCCAAGGCCAACGAGAAACTGTCGGGCCTCCTCGGCGGCCCGAAGCCCTGA
- a CDS encoding ABC transporter permease subunit has product MSHFEIYQHPSQEHRAIRRGFSPVAAVLSWIWLYRQGLWVEGSTALLANGLGLLLLHLGGAPTPAGVAFQAALGLVIGGLARRFRELSAERSGFAYVCTIPARNGPAALAKLAAAGGVPLTEWRARRMWVVPDLVPRDLRGLAAVAQLTLRAAFRFRLVVVLLLLLLAVVIALPVVIKHDGSAQGFTQILITYTLTSITALLGFVTLWLACGTLARDVEDATLQLVCAKPIPRWQVWLGKWLGITLLNLAFLVVTGASLYVLLYWKASGLPEREQMILREEVLVARGVAREPIHDYEQEAEKLTQERLRQDTAAQLDPKFIREQFRQTLRAQDQVVPTDSYRVWQIPFGSRAARLADKPLQIRVKFYSPDMAGSSTPHQFGWEIGSEGRTPLRIQNSFAAESASTFPIGTNLIGANGMLTIVGYNLNPRPVLFPLEDGLEVLYPVGGFGPNFVRGLSIILFWLALLAAIGLFAASKLQFSVAAFVSFSILVVGLSSGTLKQVVEQRGIVGIDSETGMVAEESMVNRASVAVYGSVRRLIELVTGYNPVDALSTGRNITWGHLARAAFLVVGVAGGLFGGAGIWIFTRRELAAPI; this is encoded by the coding sequence GTGAGCCACTTCGAGATCTACCAGCATCCGTCGCAGGAACACCGCGCGATCCGGAGGGGATTCTCACCGGTGGCGGCGGTGCTCTCGTGGATCTGGCTCTATCGCCAGGGACTGTGGGTGGAGGGCTCCACCGCGCTGCTGGCCAACGGACTGGGCCTCCTGCTGCTGCACCTGGGAGGGGCGCCCACGCCCGCAGGGGTGGCGTTCCAGGCCGCGCTCGGGTTGGTGATCGGAGGGCTGGCGCGCCGGTTCCGGGAGCTGTCTGCCGAACGCTCCGGCTTCGCGTACGTTTGCACGATCCCGGCCCGGAATGGCCCCGCGGCCCTCGCCAAGCTGGCCGCGGCGGGCGGGGTGCCGCTCACCGAATGGCGCGCGCGCCGGATGTGGGTCGTGCCGGACCTGGTCCCCCGCGACCTTCGCGGCCTGGCCGCCGTCGCCCAGTTGACCCTCCGGGCGGCGTTCCGCTTCCGGCTGGTGGTCGTGCTCCTGCTGTTGCTGCTGGCGGTCGTCATCGCGCTGCCGGTCGTGATCAAGCACGATGGCTCGGCCCAGGGTTTCACCCAGATCCTCATCACCTACACGCTCACCAGCATCACCGCCCTGCTCGGGTTCGTCACCCTCTGGCTGGCCTGCGGGACGCTCGCGCGCGATGTCGAGGACGCCACCCTTCAGCTGGTCTGCGCCAAACCCATTCCGCGGTGGCAGGTGTGGCTCGGCAAGTGGCTGGGCATCACCCTGCTCAACCTCGCCTTCCTCGTCGTCACCGGCGCCAGCCTCTATGTGCTGCTGTACTGGAAGGCCTCCGGCCTGCCGGAACGGGAGCAGATGATCCTGCGCGAGGAGGTGCTCGTCGCCCGGGGAGTGGCCCGCGAGCCCATCCATGACTATGAACAGGAGGCGGAGAAGCTGACGCAGGAGCGGCTGCGTCAGGACACCGCCGCCCAGCTGGACCCGAAGTTCATCCGCGAGCAGTTCCGTCAGACCCTCCGGGCGCAGGACCAGGTGGTGCCGACCGACAGTTACCGCGTGTGGCAGATTCCCTTCGGCTCCCGCGCGGCCCGCCTGGCGGACAAGCCGCTGCAGATTCGGGTGAAGTTCTATTCGCCGGACATGGCGGGCTCGAGCACGCCGCACCAGTTCGGATGGGAGATCGGGAGCGAGGGGCGGACGCCGCTGCGGATCCAGAACAGTTTTGCCGCGGAATCGGCCAGCACGTTCCCCATCGGCACCAATCTCATCGGGGCCAACGGCATGCTCACCATCGTGGGCTACAACCTGAATCCGCGCCCGGTCCTGTTCCCCCTCGAGGACGGCCTCGAAGTGCTGTATCCGGTGGGCGGATTTGGTCCGAATTTTGTTCGCGGCCTCTCCATCATCCTGTTCTGGCTGGCGCTTCTGGCGGCGATCGGCCTGTTTGCCGCCTCCAAGCTCCAGTTCAGCGTCGCCGCCTTTGTGTCGTTCAGCATCCTGGTCGTCGGCCTGTCGAGCGGCACGCTGAAGCAGGTGGTTGAGCAACGCGGGATCGTGGGCATTGACAGCGAAACCGGAATGGTGGCCGAGGAGTCCATGGTGAACCGCGCCTCCGTGGCGGTGTACGGTTCGGTGCGCCGCCTGATCGAACTGGTGACCGGCTACAATCCAGTGGACGCCCTGAGCACCGGACGCAACATCACCTGGGGCCACCTGGCACGTGCGGCGTTCCTGGTGGTGGGAGTTGCCGGAGGGCTCTTTGGCGGGGCGGGCATCTGGATTTTCACGCGTCGGGAGCTGGCGGCCCCCATCTAG
- a CDS encoding HEAT repeat domain-containing protein, translated as MNAVPSIPGWCRLALGLLWAAPWIHLGAVADHVEPEVSGRQMPRVAPTEPSLAPATFELRPGFRVEPVATEPLVVSPVAVAVDEQARAYVVEMRDYSERRPERLGRIRLLEDPDGDGQYDRATVFLDGLPWPTAITCWDGGVFLGVTPDILYAKDTDGDGIADVREVIFTGFASDYAPYETNRLNVQAMLNSFHWGLDHRIHGATSLSGGSVRLVDSPFTRRWRAAAGGAPSGSEAEGAVNLRGRDFSFDPRNLDLRAETGGGQHGMSFDDAGRKFVCANSDHLQLIAFNAEGRPPNPYVELPPARGSIAVDGPAATVYRRSPDEPWRVLRTRWRVAGLVPGPIEGGGRASGYFTGATGTTVYRGDAYGPDFAGDAFIGDAGGNLVHRKKLRPTTTGWLLAGERASDEQTSEFLASTDNWFRPVQFYNGPDGCLWVLDMYREVIEHPWSIPANLKARLDLDSGRDRGRIWRIVPNGFRARPDRRFVDPSRPADLVALLGDSNGWHRDTAARLLHQLQDPETVLPLRLQAANPTNRLARLHALTVLDGLGGLEVAALRQALEDPDPAVRRQGVRLAFASGERDLMPALANLAADPDPWVQLEVALGLESWPPAARIPPLVTLLQTGPELVRDVAVHAVRDGDGEVFRQLTTGSPAPLAQGEALRSLARAIGIRNDPGAVEAVIATLAARPGDGLAPALVAALGDGLRRAGTELVVADPTGSLDAVFRTALRQAREGTPALRADAVACLAQQPWDRIATEVGGWLASGSPEDQSLGVAAAGRYDLPASSALLVGMLPALSRNAQSEAVRLLLRRPATTRRLLLAAADGHVAASGFQVDQQNALRDHADVEIRELARRLFGEPPESRADVVTRFLPALNHSGDATRGAVLFQERCATCHRHRGEGVELGPDLDSVKSNGPEKLLVSILDPNREVPPQFTAWTAETRSGETYTGLLARESETSVTLRTAGGAETTLSRRDLAVWRPEGRSLMPEGLEADLTPEDLAALLSFLSPP; from the coding sequence GTGAATGCTGTTCCATCCATTCCCGGTTGGTGCCGTCTGGCCCTCGGGCTGCTGTGGGCGGCACCGTGGATTCATTTGGGCGCGGTGGCGGACCACGTGGAGCCGGAGGTCAGCGGCAGGCAGATGCCACGGGTGGCACCGACCGAACCGTCACTGGCGCCAGCCACCTTCGAGCTCCGACCTGGCTTCCGCGTGGAACCGGTGGCGACTGAGCCCCTGGTGGTCAGCCCGGTGGCCGTGGCGGTGGACGAACAGGCGCGGGCCTACGTGGTGGAAATGCGCGACTACTCGGAGCGCCGTCCGGAACGTCTGGGGCGCATCCGGCTCCTGGAGGATCCCGATGGCGACGGTCAGTACGACCGGGCGACGGTGTTCCTCGACGGATTGCCGTGGCCGACCGCGATCACCTGCTGGGACGGCGGCGTGTTCCTGGGGGTGACGCCCGACATCCTCTACGCAAAGGACACCGACGGCGATGGGATCGCGGATGTCCGCGAGGTCATCTTCACCGGGTTCGCATCCGACTACGCCCCGTATGAGACGAACCGGCTCAATGTCCAGGCGATGCTCAACTCGTTCCACTGGGGGCTCGATCACCGCATCCACGGGGCAACCAGTCTCAGCGGCGGCTCGGTGCGGCTGGTGGATTCGCCGTTCACCCGCCGTTGGCGGGCGGCAGCCGGGGGGGCGCCGTCGGGATCGGAGGCGGAAGGAGCGGTGAATCTGCGCGGCCGGGACTTTTCCTTCGATCCACGGAATCTCGATCTGCGCGCGGAAACGGGCGGCGGCCAGCACGGGATGAGCTTCGACGATGCCGGGCGGAAATTCGTCTGCGCGAATTCGGATCACCTCCAACTCATCGCCTTCAATGCCGAGGGCCGGCCCCCCAACCCGTACGTCGAGCTGCCACCCGCACGGGGCAGCATCGCTGTGGATGGACCCGCGGCCACGGTGTACCGGCGAAGTCCGGATGAGCCCTGGCGTGTGCTGCGGACCCGCTGGCGTGTGGCGGGGCTGGTGCCGGGGCCGATCGAGGGTGGAGGAAGGGCGAGCGGCTACTTCACCGGGGCGACCGGCACGACCGTGTATCGTGGCGACGCCTACGGTCCGGACTTCGCCGGCGATGCCTTCATCGGCGATGCCGGAGGCAACCTGGTGCATCGCAAAAAACTCCGTCCCACCACCACGGGATGGCTGCTCGCCGGGGAACGGGCGTCCGATGAACAAACCTCCGAGTTTCTCGCCAGCACCGACAACTGGTTCCGGCCGGTCCAGTTCTACAACGGACCGGATGGCTGCCTGTGGGTGCTCGACATGTACCGGGAGGTCATTGAGCACCCGTGGTCCATTCCGGCGAATTTGAAGGCCCGTCTCGATCTGGACAGCGGGCGCGACCGGGGACGCATCTGGCGGATTGTTCCCAATGGATTTCGCGCGCGACCGGATCGCCGGTTCGTGGATCCCTCGCGTCCCGCGGACCTCGTGGCGCTGTTGGGAGACTCCAACGGATGGCACCGGGATACCGCCGCGCGCCTGCTCCACCAGTTGCAGGATCCGGAGACGGTGTTGCCGCTCCGCCTTCAGGCCGCCAATCCCACGAACCGGCTGGCACGTCTCCATGCATTGACCGTCCTGGATGGCCTCGGCGGACTGGAGGTGGCGGCGCTCCGGCAGGCCTTGGAGGATCCCGACCCGGCGGTGCGCCGCCAGGGCGTCCGGCTCGCGTTTGCGTCCGGCGAGCGGGACCTGATGCCGGCGTTGGCCAACCTCGCGGCCGATCCAGACCCGTGGGTTCAACTCGAGGTCGCCCTCGGGCTTGAATCCTGGCCGCCCGCCGCGCGAATTCCTCCGCTCGTCACCCTGCTGCAAACCGGACCGGAACTGGTTCGCGATGTCGCCGTGCACGCCGTTCGCGACGGCGATGGTGAAGTCTTTCGGCAGTTGACGACGGGAAGTCCCGCACCGCTCGCGCAGGGCGAGGCGCTCCGTTCGCTGGCGCGTGCGATCGGCATCCGAAACGATCCGGGGGCCGTGGAAGCGGTGATTGCCACACTGGCGGCGCGACCCGGCGATGGGCTGGCACCCGCCCTGGTGGCGGCGTTGGGCGACGGACTCCGTCGCGCCGGCACGGAGCTCGTGGTTGCGGATCCCACGGGCAGCCTGGACGCGGTATTCCGCACCGCCCTCCGGCAGGCACGCGAGGGGACGCCAGCCCTGCGTGCCGATGCGGTGGCGTGCCTTGCCCAGCAACCCTGGGATCGCATCGCCACCGAGGTGGGCGGCTGGTTGGCTTCCGGATCGCCTGAGGACCAGTCGCTGGGGGTTGCCGCGGCGGGCCGCTACGACCTCCCGGCGTCGTCGGCGCTCCTGGTCGGGATGCTGCCGGCGCTGTCCAGGAACGCCCAGTCCGAGGCCGTGCGCCTGCTGCTGAGGCGTCCGGCGACAACCCGCCGGTTGCTGCTGGCCGCTGCCGACGGCCATGTGGCGGCTTCCGGCTTCCAGGTGGACCAGCAGAATGCCCTCCGGGATCATGCGGATGTGGAGATCCGGGAGCTGGCCCGGCGGTTGTTTGGAGAGCCTCCCGAGAGCCGGGCGGACGTGGTGACCCGTTTTCTGCCGGCATTGAATCACTCCGGCGATGCGACGCGGGGTGCCGTGCTGTTTCAGGAGCGTTGCGCCACCTGCCACCGGCATCGCGGCGAAGGAGTTGAACTGGGGCCCGACCTGGACTCCGTGAAGTCCAATGGACCGGAGAAATTGCTGGTCTCCATTCTCGATCCAAACCGCGAAGTGCCACCGCAGTTCACCGCGTGGACCGCGGAGACGCGGTCCGGCGAAACCTACACGGGCCTACTGGCCCGGGAATCGGAGACCTCGGTGACCCTGCGGACGGCGGGCGGTGCCGAGACGACGCTGTCCCGCCGGGACCTGGCGGTCTGGCGTCCCGAAGGCCGTTCCCTCATGCCCGA
- a CDS encoding cation-translocating P-type ATPase: MQVTSLLSTQPAPGCECGHDHGGLDHSHTNVKLTQTLIGLIFVLNSFLVDWVFQRGSTVAGLSAMIGAILLGYPILKVAFLDLKRGLLSINELVALGVLASAASGDFRTAGIVAFFMLLGEIIETRTAAGARASIESLVKITPTKARRLVNGREEEVPASELRVGDVLRIRPGDNIAGDGVILSGQASVNQASITGESLPVDKTVGDPVFAGTINLTGALEIRVTKAGEDTAIGRVRELILAAEKTKLPFMRIIDQYMGYYTPLVLVIGALVWAFTQDLTRVIAVLVVACPCAFILATPTAMVAALSAAARLGVLVKNIADLEAAARITAFVFDKTGTLTSGRLVVSRLNPLGDIAPAELLRVSASVEQFSNHPTAKALVQLAEEAGVPLAAATEFKETAGRGVAAVVEGQRVLIGRAAWLKDNGVDGGFLDTVDLDEAAGFSLLFVARNGECIGWFGLQDQVRAEAADAIKGLQAVGIRRLAMVSGDRKPVAERVATEIGMPEVVAECLPQDKVEFVRAYKAKGHRVAVVGDGVNDAPALAAGDISIAMGAAGSEVAIHSATIALMNNDLRRLPFLIRLSRMARAVINQNFLFGVFFIIGGLAAAAAGYLNPIVAAILHNAGSLIVVFNSARLVRQGEELEPFVAPVPSPAAAPDAGGSARLTPQVA, encoded by the coding sequence ATGCAAGTCACCTCGCTTCTGTCCACCCAGCCCGCCCCCGGCTGCGAATGCGGCCACGACCACGGCGGTCTCGACCACTCGCACACCAACGTCAAGCTGACCCAGACGCTGATCGGCCTGATCTTTGTGCTGAACTCATTCCTGGTGGACTGGGTGTTCCAGAGGGGCAGCACGGTCGCCGGACTGAGTGCGATGATCGGGGCGATCCTGCTCGGGTATCCCATCCTCAAGGTGGCCTTCCTCGACCTGAAGCGCGGCCTGTTGAGCATCAACGAACTCGTCGCCCTGGGCGTCCTGGCGTCGGCCGCCAGCGGGGATTTTCGCACCGCGGGCATCGTCGCGTTCTTCATGCTCCTGGGTGAGATCATCGAGACCCGCACCGCCGCCGGCGCCCGGGCCTCGATCGAATCGCTGGTCAAGATCACGCCGACCAAGGCGCGGCGCCTGGTGAACGGCCGGGAGGAGGAGGTCCCGGCCAGCGAGTTGCGCGTGGGCGACGTCCTGCGGATCCGCCCCGGCGACAACATCGCCGGCGACGGCGTGATCCTCAGCGGCCAGGCGTCCGTCAACCAGGCCAGCATCACCGGCGAATCCCTGCCGGTGGACAAGACGGTCGGCGACCCCGTGTTTGCCGGAACCATCAATCTCACCGGCGCGCTGGAGATTCGTGTGACCAAGGCGGGTGAGGACACCGCGATCGGCCGGGTTCGGGAACTGATCCTGGCGGCGGAGAAGACGAAGCTGCCGTTCATGCGGATCATTGACCAGTACATGGGCTACTACACGCCGCTGGTCCTGGTCATCGGCGCGCTGGTTTGGGCGTTCACGCAGGACCTCACCCGGGTGATTGCGGTGCTGGTGGTGGCGTGTCCCTGTGCCTTCATCCTGGCAACCCCGACCGCGATGGTCGCGGCGTTGAGCGCCGCGGCGCGTCTCGGGGTGCTGGTGAAGAACATCGCGGACCTGGAGGCGGCGGCGCGCATCACGGCGTTCGTCTTCGACAAGACCGGCACGCTGACCTCAGGACGCCTGGTGGTGAGCCGTTTGAATCCGTTGGGGGATATCGCCCCGGCGGAACTGCTGCGCGTGTCGGCCAGCGTCGAACAGTTTTCGAATCATCCCACCGCCAAGGCCCTGGTCCAGCTCGCCGAGGAGGCCGGGGTGCCGCTGGCGGCGGCCACCGAGTTCAAGGAGACCGCGGGCCGCGGGGTCGCCGCGGTGGTCGAGGGCCAGCGGGTCCTGATTGGACGCGCCGCATGGCTGAAGGACAACGGGGTGGATGGCGGGTTCCTGGACACGGTGGACCTTGACGAGGCGGCCGGATTCAGCCTGCTGTTCGTCGCCCGCAATGGGGAATGCATCGGGTGGTTCGGCCTGCAGGACCAGGTGCGCGCCGAGGCGGCCGACGCGATCAAGGGACTCCAGGCGGTCGGCATCCGGCGCCTGGCCATGGTCAGCGGCGACCGCAAGCCGGTGGCCGAGCGTGTGGCCACCGAGATCGGCATGCCCGAGGTCGTCGCCGAATGCCTGCCGCAGGACAAGGTGGAGTTCGTCCGCGCCTACAAGGCCAAGGGACACCGCGTGGCGGTGGTCGGCGACGGCGTCAATGACGCGCCGGCCCTCGCCGCAGGCGACATCAGCATCGCGATGGGCGCGGCCGGCAGCGAGGTGGCGATCCACTCGGCGACGATCGCGCTGATGAACAATGACCTGCGGCGTCTGCCGTTCCTGATCCGGCTCTCCCGCATGGCCCGTGCGGTGATCAACCAGAACTTTCTGTTCGGCGTGTTCTTCATCATCGGCGGCCTCGCCGCCGCCGCCGCCGGCTATCTGAACCCCATCGTTGCCGCGATCCTGCACAATGCCGGTTCGCTGATCGTGGTGTTCAACAGCGCCCGACTGGTCCGTCAGGGCGAGGAACTGGAGCCCTTCGTGGCCCCCGTCCCGTCGCCGGCCGCCGCGCCGGATGCCGGGGGTTCCGCCAGGTTGACGCCCCAAGTGGCCTGA
- a CDS encoding methyltransferase domain-containing protein — MSPEAAHSPYVGANSPAYHEGKRAVPAAAVPWIVRSRARLFAAQIGPNAAVLEYGCGFGWNLAGLSCRRRVGHDVALQLRPAVEDAGIEFVPDTAALPEGIFDAGILHHSLEHVGAPGAVLLEMKRLLRRGGRLLIAVPWESGRRYRRFNPAEPNHHLYSWNVQTLGALVTVNGFHVEHAGLRPYGYDRRAALLAVQFGLGERGFRGIRAVLRLLKPLREVAVVASNGFSRKVGVAS; from the coding sequence ATGTCACCGGAAGCCGCCCATTCCCCGTATGTGGGCGCGAACAGCCCCGCCTACCACGAGGGCAAGCGCGCGGTGCCGGCCGCAGCGGTGCCGTGGATCGTCCGCAGCCGCGCCCGCCTGTTTGCCGCGCAGATCGGTCCCAACGCCGCCGTCCTGGAGTACGGCTGCGGCTTCGGATGGAACCTTGCCGGCCTGTCCTGCCGTCGTCGCGTGGGACATGACGTCGCCCTCCAGTTGCGACCCGCCGTCGAGGATGCCGGCATCGAGTTCGTCCCCGACACCGCGGCGCTTCCGGAGGGGATTTTCGATGCGGGCATCCTTCATCATTCCCTCGAACATGTCGGTGCGCCGGGGGCGGTCTTGCTGGAGATGAAGCGCCTGCTCCGTCGCGGAGGCCGGTTGCTGATCGCGGTTCCCTGGGAGTCGGGCCGACGCTACCGCCGCTTCAATCCCGCGGAACCCAACCACCACCTGTACTCGTGGAACGTGCAGACCCTGGGTGCGTTGGTGACCGTGAACGGATTCCACGTCGAGCATGCGGGACTGCGTCCGTACGGCTACGATCGCCGCGCCGCACTTCTTGCCGTGCAGTTCGGTCTGGGCGAACGGGGGTTTCGAGGGATTCGCGCGGTGCTGCGGCTGCTGAAACCCCTCCGGGAGGTCGCGGTGGTTGCCTCGAATGGATTTTCCCGGAAGGTCGGGGTGGCTTCGTGA